In one window of Caenimonas aquaedulcis DNA:
- the gspN gene encoding type II secretion system protein N has translation MARRPTLSAPPRGPWAWAALGIAAGLLLALLVFAPASWLAGPVARASNGHLVLSDPRGTVWNGSAQLMLSGGAGSSDAVSLPTRVDWRLGVRWNGLAAQVQSACCTAGPVTLRLRPRWGGAHLDVGHLQASVPASLLAGLGTPWNTLQMDGDLRLSSEDLSVEWTQGRLAIAGQAELTAQRMSSRLSTLRPMGSYRITVLGGATPALQLATLEGALRLEGAGQWVGSRLRFSGTASAAPESEAALANLLNIIGRRSGPRSIITIG, from the coding sequence GTGGCCCGCCGACCGACGCTTTCCGCACCGCCGCGCGGCCCGTGGGCGTGGGCAGCCCTCGGCATCGCCGCAGGCCTCCTGCTCGCGCTGCTCGTGTTCGCGCCGGCGAGCTGGCTGGCAGGGCCGGTGGCGCGCGCATCCAATGGCCATCTCGTGCTGTCCGACCCGCGCGGCACCGTCTGGAACGGGTCCGCGCAGCTGATGCTGTCGGGCGGCGCGGGCAGCAGTGACGCGGTGTCGCTCCCGACGCGCGTGGACTGGCGCCTCGGCGTGCGCTGGAACGGCCTGGCCGCCCAGGTGCAGTCCGCCTGCTGCACCGCCGGGCCCGTCACCCTGCGGCTGCGGCCGCGCTGGGGAGGCGCGCACCTGGACGTCGGCCACCTGCAGGCGAGCGTTCCTGCGTCCCTGCTCGCAGGGTTGGGCACGCCCTGGAACACGTTGCAGATGGACGGCGATTTGCGCCTGTCCAGCGAGGACCTTTCAGTAGAATGGACGCAAGGCCGTCTGGCCATCGCCGGGCAGGCCGAGCTCACCGCGCAACGCATGTCGTCGCGCCTCTCAACCTTGAGGCCCATGGGCAGTTACCGCATTACCGTTCTCGGGGGCGCGACGCCCGCGCTCCAGCTCGCCACGCTCGAAGGGGCGCTGCGGCTCGAAGGCGCCGGCCAGTGGGTCGGTTCGCGCCTGCGCTTTTCCGGGACGGCGAGCGCGGCGCCCGAAAGCGAGGCCGCGCTGGCCAACCTCCTGAACATCATCGGGCGCCGTAGCGGCCCGCGTTCCATCATCACCATAGGCTAG
- the gspG gene encoding type II secretion system major pseudopilin GspG, whose protein sequence is MTPISRTPRRILRSGFTLIELMVVLVIIGVLAALIVPNVLDRADDARVTAARTDVNNLMQALKLYKLDNQRYPTTEQGLQALLVRPTTAPVPPNWKPYLEKLPEDPWHHPYQYLNPGVKGEIDVMSFGADGQPGGEGKNADVGSWQ, encoded by the coding sequence ATGACTCCCATTTCCCGCACGCCGCGACGCATCCTGCGTTCCGGCTTCACCCTGATCGAGCTGATGGTGGTGCTCGTGATCATCGGCGTGCTCGCCGCGCTGATCGTGCCCAACGTGCTGGACCGCGCGGACGACGCGCGCGTCACGGCGGCACGCACCGACGTGAACAACCTGATGCAGGCGCTCAAGCTGTACAAGCTCGACAACCAGCGCTACCCCACGACGGAGCAGGGCCTGCAGGCGCTGCTCGTGCGCCCAACCACCGCGCCGGTCCCGCCCAACTGGAAGCCCTACCTCGAGAAGCTTCCGGAAGATCCGTGGCACCACCCCTACCAGTACCTCAACCCGGGCGTCAAAGGCGAGATCGACGTGATGTCCTTCGGCGCCGACGGCCAGCCCGGAGGGGAGGGAAAGAATGCAGACGTCGGTTCATGGCAATGA
- a CDS encoding type II secretion system protein N, whose product MVSNTSSRWTVAAATFVLWGLVAASAVYWGLKLRSTGANSAVAPPPVRMAAPSDPVAVARLMGWTPTAAAASPVASLASRFVLLGVVANSSHNGAALIAVDGRPAKPFRVGTAVDQELVLQSVDSRRATLASNANGPAVLTLELPPRK is encoded by the coding sequence ATGGTGAGCAATACGAGCAGCAGGTGGACAGTGGCCGCCGCGACATTCGTCCTCTGGGGGCTGGTCGCGGCGAGCGCCGTGTACTGGGGACTCAAGCTGCGCAGTACCGGCGCGAACTCGGCAGTGGCGCCCCCGCCGGTGCGCATGGCCGCGCCATCGGATCCCGTCGCCGTCGCGCGGCTGATGGGCTGGACACCGACGGCCGCTGCCGCTTCGCCCGTCGCCAGCCTGGCGAGCCGGTTCGTGCTCCTGGGTGTGGTCGCCAATAGCTCGCACAACGGCGCCGCGCTGATCGCCGTCGATGGACGTCCCGCGAAGCCGTTTCGCGTAGGCACGGCGGTCGACCAGGAGCTGGTGTTGCAGTCGGTGGATAGCCGCCGCGCCACGCTGGCCTCGAACGCGAACGGTCCCGCCGTTCTCACGCTCGAACTTCCGCCCCGCAAGTAA
- a CDS encoding pilus assembly FimT family protein, which yields MQTSVHGNEVAPTRVAGFTLFELLIVVAIIAIASAGVSFAIRDSQSTQLEREAQRLAALFEAARAQSRSSGIPVRWYTVDGGFKFDGVPPDTLPDKWLAEGTQVAGASAVQLGPDPIIGKQAVVLVAAGLPGRSLRIATDGLRPFAVTSGDAP from the coding sequence ATGCAGACGTCGGTTCATGGCAATGAAGTGGCCCCGACGCGAGTTGCCGGCTTCACGCTCTTCGAACTGCTGATCGTCGTTGCGATCATCGCGATCGCCTCGGCAGGCGTGAGCTTCGCGATACGCGACTCCCAATCCACGCAGCTCGAACGGGAAGCGCAGCGCCTCGCGGCGCTCTTCGAAGCGGCGCGTGCGCAATCGCGAAGCAGCGGCATCCCCGTGCGCTGGTACACCGTCGACGGCGGCTTCAAGTTCGACGGCGTGCCGCCCGACACGCTGCCCGACAAGTGGCTGGCGGAAGGCACGCAGGTCGCGGGCGCCTCGGCCGTGCAGCTCGGCCCCGACCCGATCATCGGCAAGCAGGCGGTGGTGCTGGTTGCGGCGGGCCTGCCCGGGCGCAGCCTGCGCATCGCCACCGATGGCCTGCGCCCCTTCGCCGTCACATCCGGGGACGCGCCGTGA
- the gspI gene encoding type II secretion system minor pseudopilin GspI: MRGFTLIEVLVALGIVAIALAAGLRATSALTLNADRQSSVLLAHICAENELVKIRLARQMPGIGDTSVACEQASRSFEVRMSVLPTPNPSFHRVDAQVFDAGAPVLRLSTVVGRY, from the coding sequence ATGCGCGGGTTCACGCTGATCGAAGTGCTGGTCGCGCTCGGCATCGTGGCCATCGCGCTGGCGGCGGGGTTGCGGGCGACGAGCGCGCTCACGCTGAACGCGGACCGGCAGTCGTCGGTGCTGCTCGCGCACATCTGCGCGGAAAACGAACTCGTGAAGATCCGCCTCGCGCGGCAGATGCCCGGCATCGGCGACACCAGCGTCGCCTGCGAGCAGGCCAGCCGCAGTTTCGAGGTTCGCATGTCGGTGCTGCCCACCCCCAACCCGAGCTTCCACCGCGTCGACGCGCAAGTGTTCGACGCGGGCGCGCCCGTGCTTCGCCTGTCCACCGTCGTGGGGCGCTACTGA
- the gspD gene encoding type II secretion system secretin GspD, which produces MKSFAPSLRHTAHRIAVIGIACALATGWPAASIAQRRAEPVTLNFVNADIEAVARTMAAISGRNIVVDPRVKGTITLSTDKPVSPSAAYNQFLATLRLSGFTAVESGGLLKVVPEADAKLQGGAVSTGSPAASNQIVTQIFRLNYESAGNLVPILRPLISPNNTINVNPGNNSLVITDYADNLQRMARIIAALDISNATDVEVIPLKHALAPDLAPVVQRLVESTGSTGAVQGAPGIPQSDNSFRTTVIAEARSNTLIVRAANPARLNLVRSLVEKLDQPSSQNATGNIYVVYLKNADATKLAVTLRAALAATTGSGAGGGGTSVVSSPLTSNTSSPNAAGSNPATAPTAASASPSTGGQIQADPATNALIITAAEPQYRQIRAVIDRLDSRRAQVYVESLIAEVNADKAAEFGIQWQSPIGNTNASTVGVAGTNFSIGGTNIVSLAASPAGTVAPATGFNFGVIRNINGTYLLGFLARFLKSNGDGNILSTPNLLTLDNEEAKIVIGQNVPFVTGQYTNSNSGTNGSVNPFQTVERKDVGITLRVKPQISENGTVKMQIFQEVSSVQASSINSATGLITNKRSIESSVLVEDGGIVVIGGLLQDEYSGNDEKVPVLGDVPIFGNLFKSETRSRKKTNLMVFLRPVVIRDAAQSDALSLDRYDMMRNLQSGAQPTQSTVVPVNAAPVMPEVLKAGPKDPAILVPAPLGTSNPIKP; this is translated from the coding sequence ATGAAATCCTTCGCACCCTCGCTCCGGCACACCGCCCATCGCATCGCAGTCATCGGCATCGCCTGCGCGCTCGCCACCGGATGGCCCGCCGCCTCGATCGCGCAGCGCCGCGCCGAGCCCGTCACGCTCAACTTCGTCAACGCCGACATCGAGGCCGTGGCCCGCACCATGGCCGCGATCAGCGGGCGCAACATCGTGGTGGACCCGCGCGTGAAGGGCACCATCACGCTCAGCACCGACAAGCCGGTCTCGCCCTCCGCCGCGTACAACCAGTTCCTCGCGACGCTGCGCCTCTCGGGCTTCACCGCCGTCGAGTCGGGCGGCCTGCTGAAGGTGGTGCCGGAAGCCGACGCGAAGCTGCAGGGCGGCGCGGTGTCGACCGGCTCGCCGGCGGCCAGCAACCAGATCGTCACGCAGATCTTCCGGCTCAATTACGAATCGGCCGGCAATCTCGTGCCGATCCTTCGCCCGCTCATCAGCCCCAACAACACGATCAACGTGAACCCCGGCAACAACTCGCTGGTGATCACGGACTACGCCGACAACCTGCAGCGCATGGCGCGCATCATCGCGGCGCTGGACATCTCGAACGCCACCGATGTCGAGGTGATCCCGCTCAAGCATGCCCTCGCGCCGGATCTCGCACCCGTGGTACAGCGGCTCGTCGAGTCCACCGGCAGCACCGGCGCCGTCCAGGGCGCGCCGGGCATCCCGCAGAGCGACAACTCGTTTCGCACCACCGTCATCGCCGAGGCGCGCAGCAACACGCTGATCGTGCGCGCGGCGAATCCGGCTCGGCTGAACCTCGTGCGCTCGCTCGTGGAAAAGCTCGACCAGCCCTCGTCGCAGAACGCGACCGGCAACATCTACGTCGTCTACCTGAAGAATGCGGACGCGACCAAACTCGCGGTGACCCTGCGGGCGGCGCTTGCCGCGACGACGGGCTCGGGCGCGGGCGGCGGCGGCACTTCGGTCGTGAGCTCCCCCCTCACGTCCAACACGAGCTCGCCGAACGCGGCGGGATCGAACCCCGCCACCGCGCCGACGGCCGCCTCCGCGTCCCCGTCGACCGGCGGCCAGATCCAGGCGGACCCAGCCACCAATGCGCTCATCATCACCGCCGCCGAACCGCAGTACCGCCAGATCCGCGCGGTGATCGACCGCCTCGATTCGCGCCGCGCGCAGGTCTATGTCGAAAGCCTGATCGCGGAGGTGAACGCGGACAAGGCGGCCGAATTCGGCATCCAGTGGCAAAGCCCCATCGGCAACACGAATGCGAGTACCGTGGGCGTGGCCGGCACCAACTTCAGTATTGGCGGCACCAACATCGTGTCGCTCGCCGCATCGCCCGCGGGCACGGTCGCGCCGGCCACCGGCTTCAACTTCGGCGTGATCCGCAACATCAACGGCACCTACCTGCTCGGCTTCCTCGCGCGCTTCCTCAAGAGCAACGGCGACGGCAACATCCTGTCCACGCCCAACCTGCTCACCCTCGACAACGAGGAAGCCAAGATCGTCATCGGCCAGAACGTGCCCTTCGTCACCGGCCAGTACACCAACTCCAACAGCGGCACCAACGGCTCGGTCAACCCGTTCCAGACGGTCGAGCGCAAGGACGTCGGCATCACGCTGCGGGTGAAGCCGCAGATCAGCGAGAACGGCACGGTGAAGATGCAGATCTTCCAGGAAGTCTCCAGCGTGCAGGCCTCGTCGATCAATTCCGCAACGGGCCTCATCACCAACAAACGCTCGATCGAATCGAGCGTGCTGGTCGAGGATGGCGGCATCGTGGTGATCGGCGGCCTGCTGCAGGACGAGTATTCCGGCAACGACGAGAAGGTGCCCGTGCTCGGCGACGTGCCGATCTTCGGCAACCTGTTCAAGAGCGAGACCCGCTCGCGCAAGAAGACGAACCTGATGGTCTTCCTGCGCCCCGTGGTGATCCGCGATGCGGCGCAGAGCGACGCGCTGTCCCTGGACCGCTACGACATGATGCGCAACCTGCAAAGCGGCGCGCAGCCCACCCAGAGCACCGTCGTGCCGGTGAACGCCGCGCCGGTCATGCCCGAAGTGCTGAAAGCGGGACCCAAGGACCCCGCGATCCTGGTGCCCGCGCCGCTGGGCACGTCGAATCCGATCAAGCCCTAG
- the gspL gene encoding type II secretion system protein GspL, which yields MSSLVVLLPTQPASPQVELDYATTIDGTVPDTHGTAAAVLLPAATRAGTEVVAVIPAAMISWHRVELPKGTSAGSPRLRAVLEGLLEDQLLDEPESLHFALQPQARAGGRLWVAACDREWLRSAVQLLENAGRAVTRIVPEFAPEGETVLYALGDPDDPQLVSAGEEGVTLVPLSSVALPLLPEPAQGAPLIAEPAVAALAEQVLQRPPGLRQPAQRWLRAARTDWDFAQFEFSSSGRARALKRFGTVWADMLAAPQWRPARWGAVLLVALNLIGLNAWAWRERSALDDKRENVRKTLTQTFPQVKVVVDAPVQMEKEVAALRQSTGATSSRDLEAMMAALAVAAPPQRAAAAIDYTPGELRVRGLALSPDEARNLAGGMRSQGYSAVQQGDALVVTQEVAP from the coding sequence ATGAGTTCACTCGTCGTTCTCCTCCCCACGCAACCGGCGTCGCCGCAGGTCGAGCTCGACTATGCGACCACGATCGACGGCACCGTCCCCGACACGCACGGCACGGCCGCCGCGGTGCTGCTGCCGGCGGCCACGCGCGCGGGGACGGAGGTGGTCGCGGTGATTCCCGCCGCGATGATTTCCTGGCATCGGGTGGAGCTGCCCAAGGGCACGAGCGCCGGCTCGCCCCGACTTCGCGCCGTCCTCGAGGGCCTGCTCGAGGACCAGTTGCTCGACGAACCGGAGTCGCTGCATTTCGCCTTGCAACCGCAGGCGCGCGCGGGCGGCCGCCTGTGGGTGGCAGCCTGCGACCGCGAGTGGCTGCGCAGCGCCGTGCAGCTTCTCGAAAATGCGGGGCGTGCCGTGACGCGCATCGTCCCCGAGTTCGCGCCCGAAGGCGAGACCGTGCTGTACGCCCTGGGCGACCCGGACGACCCGCAGCTGGTGTCCGCCGGCGAGGAAGGCGTGACGCTCGTGCCGCTCTCGTCCGTCGCCCTGCCGTTGCTGCCGGAGCCCGCGCAAGGTGCGCCGCTGATCGCCGAACCGGCGGTCGCCGCGCTCGCCGAACAGGTCCTGCAACGCCCGCCCGGCCTGCGCCAACCCGCGCAGCGCTGGCTGCGCGCCGCGCGGACCGACTGGGACTTCGCGCAGTTCGAGTTTTCCAGCTCGGGGCGGGCCCGTGCGTTGAAGCGATTCGGCACCGTGTGGGCCGACATGCTCGCGGCCCCGCAGTGGCGGCCGGCGCGATGGGGTGCGGTGCTGCTGGTCGCGCTCAACCTGATCGGCCTCAACGCCTGGGCCTGGCGCGAGCGATCGGCCCTCGACGACAAGCGGGAGAACGTGCGCAAGACACTCACGCAGACATTCCCGCAGGTGAAGGTCGTGGTCGATGCGCCCGTCCAGATGGAAAAGGAAGTGGCCGCGCTGCGGCAATCGACGGGCGCCACGTCCAGCCGGGACCTCGAGGCCATGATGGCCGCCCTGGCCGTCGCGGCGCCGCCCCAGCGCGCAGCGGCCGCGATCGACTACACCCCGGGCGAGTTGCGCGTGCGGGGCCTCGCCCTGTCGCCCGACGAAGCCAGGAACCTCGCGGGGGGCATGCGCAGCCAGGGCTACTCGGCCGTGCAGCAAGGCGATGCGCTGGTCGTGACGCAGGAGGTCGCGCCATGA
- the gspK gene encoding type II secretion system minor pseudopilin GspK: protein MIRRASPPRHRGAALLIAMLTVALVATFAAASLWQQWRSIEVEGAERARVQSAWVLTGALDWARLLLREDARAGGPDHLGEPWAVPLQEARLSSFLAADQNNTADMGPEVLEAFLSGQIIDLQSLLNVTNLADKTRASEPDVRAFRRLFDLLGLPPEQLDRLVENMRLALEPGAPNPGSPLPPQRVEELVWLGLPAATIAALQPYITVLPVHTGVNLNTAPPEVIFAALDGISMADAQRLVAERERTPFKTPEDAKRLITSPEAALTDSQVVAASNYFEVRSRLRLDKLVVEERAVLFRGGLDVSVVQRERGIPDARALTQAAAKR, encoded by the coding sequence ATGATCCGCCGCGCATCGCCGCCGCGCCATCGCGGCGCCGCCCTTCTCATCGCGATGCTCACGGTCGCGCTGGTCGCGACGTTCGCGGCCGCCTCGCTCTGGCAGCAGTGGCGCAGCATCGAGGTGGAGGGCGCAGAACGCGCGCGCGTGCAGTCGGCCTGGGTGCTCACCGGGGCGCTCGACTGGGCGCGCCTGCTGCTGCGCGAGGACGCGCGCGCGGGCGGCCCCGACCACCTCGGCGAACCCTGGGCGGTGCCCCTCCAGGAAGCGCGCCTGTCGAGCTTCCTCGCCGCCGACCAGAACAACACGGCCGACATGGGCCCCGAAGTGCTGGAAGCGTTCCTGTCCGGGCAGATCATCGACCTGCAGTCGCTGCTGAATGTCACCAACCTCGCGGACAAGACACGTGCTTCGGAGCCCGACGTCCGCGCCTTCCGCCGCCTGTTCGACCTGCTCGGCCTGCCGCCGGAACAGCTCGACCGCCTCGTGGAAAACATGCGCCTCGCGCTCGAGCCGGGCGCGCCCAACCCCGGCTCGCCGCTCCCGCCGCAACGGGTGGAAGAGCTGGTGTGGCTCGGGCTCCCCGCCGCGACGATCGCCGCGCTGCAGCCCTACATCACCGTGCTGCCCGTCCACACCGGCGTGAACCTCAACACCGCCCCGCCCGAAGTGATTTTTGCGGCGCTGGACGGCATCAGCATGGCGGATGCGCAAAGGCTGGTCGCGGAGCGCGAACGCACGCCCTTCAAGACGCCGGAGGATGCCAAGCGCCTCATCACTTCGCCGGAGGCCGCCCTCACGGACAGCCAGGTCGTGGCGGCCAGCAATTACTTCGAAGTCCGCTCGCGGCTGCGCCTGGACAAGCTCGTGGTGGAAGAGCGGGCGGTGCTTTTCCGTGGCGGGCTGGACGTGAGCGTGGTCCAGCGCGAACGCGGCATTCCCGACGCCCGTGCGCTGACGCAAGCGGCTGCGAAGCGCTAG
- a CDS encoding GspE/PulE family protein: MRYPLPYAFARGNQLLLEDDGSQLVLWHPAAPASAALSEVVRKYRVRAMQPLDASALAQRISAAYAQGESSAATVVSEVQNDADLSRMMQELPAVEDLLETSDDAPIIRMLNALLTQAARDGASDIHIEPYERHSSVRFRVDGTLREVVQPNRALHAALISRLKIMAELDIAEKRLPQDGRISLRIGTRAVDVRVSTLPSAHGERAVLRLLDKSESKLSLESVGMTGDTLRRFVDLIAQPHGIILVTGPTGSGKTTTLYAGLTRLDASSSNIMTVEDPIEYELPGIGQTQVNAKIDLDFAKALRAILRQDPDVIMIGEIRDYETAQIAIQASLTGHLVLATVHTNDAASTVTRMIDMGVEPFLLSSSLLGVLAQRLVRKLCVHCHGPGCSECGMTGYQGRTGVFELMVVNDRIRELVHNRGSEADIREAALAGGMRLMRDDGERLVREGITSREELVRVTRE; encoded by the coding sequence ATGCGCTACCCGCTGCCCTACGCGTTCGCCCGCGGCAACCAGCTGCTGCTGGAAGACGACGGCTCGCAACTGGTGCTGTGGCACCCCGCCGCCCCCGCGAGCGCGGCGCTGTCGGAAGTCGTGCGCAAGTACCGCGTGCGGGCGATGCAGCCGCTGGACGCATCCGCGCTCGCGCAGCGCATCAGCGCTGCGTACGCGCAAGGCGAGTCGAGCGCGGCCACGGTGGTGAGCGAAGTGCAGAACGACGCCGACCTCTCGCGCATGATGCAGGAGCTGCCCGCGGTCGAGGACCTGCTCGAAACCAGCGACGACGCGCCCATCATCCGCATGCTCAACGCGCTGCTCACGCAGGCTGCGCGCGACGGGGCGAGCGACATCCACATCGAGCCGTACGAACGCCATTCGAGCGTGCGCTTTCGCGTGGACGGCACCTTGCGCGAAGTGGTGCAGCCCAATCGCGCACTGCACGCCGCGCTCATTTCCCGGCTGAAGATCATGGCCGAGCTGGACATCGCGGAGAAGCGCCTGCCGCAGGACGGCCGCATTTCGCTGCGCATCGGCACGCGGGCGGTCGACGTGCGCGTCTCCACGCTGCCCAGCGCCCACGGCGAGCGCGCGGTGCTGCGCCTGCTGGACAAGAGCGAGAGCAAGCTGTCGCTCGAATCGGTGGGCATGACGGGCGACACGCTCCGCCGCTTCGTGGACCTGATCGCGCAGCCGCACGGCATCATCCTCGTCACGGGCCCCACGGGCTCGGGCAAGACGACGACGCTCTATGCGGGACTGACGCGGCTGGATGCGAGCAGCAGCAACATCATGACGGTGGAAGACCCGATCGAGTACGAGCTGCCCGGCATCGGCCAGACGCAGGTCAACGCGAAGATCGACCTCGACTTCGCCAAGGCCCTGCGCGCGATCCTGCGGCAGGACCCGGACGTGATCATGATCGGCGAAATCCGCGACTACGAAACCGCGCAGATCGCGATCCAGGCCTCGCTCACGGGCCACCTCGTGCTCGCGACGGTCCACACGAACGACGCCGCCAGCACCGTGACGCGGATGATCGACATGGGCGTCGAGCCTTTCCTCCTCAGCTCCTCGCTGCTGGGCGTGCTGGCGCAGCGCCTCGTGCGCAAGCTGTGCGTGCATTGCCACGGCCCGGGCTGCTCCGAATGCGGCATGACGGGCTACCAGGGACGCACCGGCGTGTTCGAACTGATGGTGGTCAACGACCGCATCCGCGAGCTGGTGCACAACCGCGGCTCCGAGGCGGACATCCGGGAGGCCGCGCTCGCGGGCGGCATGCGCCTGATGCGCGACGATGGGGAGCGCCTGGTGCGCGAAGGCATCACGTCGCGCGAAGAACTCGTGCGCGTCACGCGCGAGTAG
- a CDS encoding PulJ/GspJ family protein yields the protein MRRRGTSGFTLIELLVALFVMALLAILSWRGLDGMTRAQAQTEARADGVLALQVGLAQWDADLDALQQVPQASAIEWNGRVLRMTRRSTASATDGVLVVAWTRRAVNGVGTWLRWQSAPVVTRGDLQAAWAAADAWSQSPGEESMQREVAIVPLDEWQIYFFRENAWTNPLSSDVKTAAAPAVPGAPAVQAAAVIPDGVRLVLTLPGGQPITGTLSTDWVRPTVGGSKG from the coding sequence ATGCGGCGCCGCGGCACCTCCGGCTTTACGCTGATCGAACTGCTGGTCGCGCTGTTCGTGATGGCGCTGCTCGCCATCCTGAGCTGGCGCGGCCTCGACGGCATGACCCGCGCACAGGCGCAGACGGAAGCGCGCGCCGACGGCGTGCTGGCGCTGCAGGTCGGGCTCGCCCAATGGGATGCGGACCTGGACGCCCTGCAGCAGGTACCGCAAGCCTCGGCGATCGAATGGAACGGCCGCGTGTTGCGCATGACACGCCGGAGCACGGCCTCCGCGACGGATGGCGTGCTCGTGGTTGCCTGGACACGGCGTGCGGTGAACGGCGTCGGCACCTGGCTGCGCTGGCAGTCGGCGCCCGTCGTGACGCGCGGCGACCTTCAGGCGGCCTGGGCGGCGGCGGATGCCTGGTCGCAAAGTCCCGGCGAGGAGTCGATGCAGCGCGAGGTCGCCATCGTGCCCCTCGACGAGTGGCAGATCTATTTCTTCCGCGAGAACGCGTGGACCAATCCGTTGTCGAGCGACGTGAAAACCGCGGCCGCGCCCGCAGTCCCCGGCGCGCCGGCCGTGCAGGCGGCGGCAGTCATCCCCGACGGCGTGCGGCTGGTCCTGACGCTTCCCGGCGGCCAGCCCATCACGGGAACGCTGTCCACCGACTGGGTGCGCCCCACGGTCGGAGGCAGCAAGGGATGA
- the gspM gene encoding type II secretion system protein GspM produces the protein MSEATQMLKARWAGLRPREQALVAGAVVLVGLAIVWMLALAPAIKTLRTSEVQRRTLDAQLQRMQGLQAQAQALQSQPKQGFEEAMRLLEASVRERLGTTARMVATGDRVTLTLAGAAPDALAQWLTQARVNARALPGEAHLTRNASGKWDGTLVLTLPAR, from the coding sequence ATGAGCGAAGCCACGCAAATGCTCAAGGCCCGCTGGGCGGGATTGCGGCCGCGCGAACAGGCGCTCGTCGCAGGCGCGGTCGTGCTGGTGGGCCTGGCGATCGTCTGGATGCTCGCCCTCGCCCCCGCGATCAAGACCTTGCGGACCTCCGAAGTGCAGCGGCGCACGCTGGACGCGCAGCTGCAGCGCATGCAGGGGCTGCAAGCCCAGGCGCAGGCGCTGCAGTCGCAACCGAAGCAGGGCTTCGAGGAGGCCATGCGCCTGCTGGAAGCCTCGGTGCGCGAGCGCCTGGGCACGACGGCGCGCATGGTGGCCACGGGCGACCGCGTGACGCTCACGCTGGCCGGCGCCGCGCCGGATGCGCTCGCCCAGTGGCTCACGCAGGCGCGCGTGAACGCGAGGGCGCTACCGGGCGAGGCCCACCTCACCCGCAACGCATCTGGCAAATGGGACGGCACGCTCGTGCTGACCCTGCCGGCGCGCTGA